One window from the genome of Eublepharis macularius isolate TG4126 chromosome 15, MPM_Emac_v1.0, whole genome shotgun sequence encodes:
- the LOC129342923 gene encoding uncharacterized protein LOC129342923, with product MRRATFEYIVGELREDLVRETTHMRDPVPPEEMIAITIWKLATGTTNSATLPAFGRGVSTVCGIFDEVCELIAAKLTEKWICIDYLEDIISGFEERGFPNAWGAVDGTHIEIRSPPFSGDKYINRKGYCSMILQAVVDSDARFLDIFVGFPGRAHDARVLRNSPLFKRLEDGARRPKRPVTLEGVTFDPVIIGDPAYPLRPWLMKPYPAPSTRAQERFNYRLSRARMSVERSFGILKNRWLYLQRPLLVSERLMVAVITTCCILHNICLSRGDIVYGPFPREPLMEPGDERPQIPWSEAALTARAVSIRAAISTHFQQYR from the coding sequence atgcGACGTGCCACGTTCGAGTACATTGTTGGGGAGCTTCGCGAAGATCTCGTCCGCGAGACGACCCACATGCGCGACCCAGTCCCTCCCGAGGAGATGATCGCCATCACCATCTGGAAGCTTGCCACGGGAACCACAAACTCCGCGACACTGCCCGCATTTGGCCGTGGCGTCTCTACCGTCTGCGGGATATTCGACGAGGTGTGCGAGCTCATCGCTGCAAAGCTGACCGAGAAGTGGATCTGCATCGATTACCTCGAGGACATTATCTCCGGGTTCGAGGAGAGGGGATTCCCCAATGCCTGGGGCGCCGTGGACGGGACACACATCGAGATCCGTTCTCCGCCTTTCTCTGGGGACAAGTACATCAACCGCAAGGGATACTGCTCCATGATTCTCCAGGCGGTGGTGGACAGCGATGCACgattcctggacatttttgtgggcttcccGGGAAGGGCGCACGACGCGCGTGTGCTCCGTAACTCGCCCCTGTTCAAGAGACTCGAGGATGGTGCCCGTCGCCCGAAGCGGCCGGTCACTCTGGAGGGGGTCACATTCGACCCGGTAATCATCGGGGACCCCGCCTATCCTCTTCGGCCCTGGCTCATGAAGCCCTATCCGGCGCCATCAACGCGCGCCCAGGAGCGCTTTAACTACAGACTGAGCCGGGCGCGCATGAGTGTGGAACGCTCGTTCGGAATTCTGAAAAATCGCTGGCTTTATTTACAGCGGCCCCTACTTGTCAGCGAGCGCCTCATGGTCGCGGTAATCACCACCTGCTGCATCCTTCACAACATTTGCCTCTCGCGCGGGGACATCGTTTACGGGCCGTTCCCGCGCGAGCCGCTGATGGAGCCCGGGGATGAGCGGCCGCAGATTCCCTGGTCCGAGGCCGCTCTAACTGCGCGGGCAGTATCGATTCGTGCCGCCATAAGTACGCACTTCCAGCAATACCGATAA